The sequence GCAGACCGTGGATGCTGAAAGCGCTATGTTCTTTCTATCATGAAGAATCACCGGCGGGCATGCTGATAAATTTCATAACGGGAATATTTAATCAATAAAAAAACTATCCTTAATTACTACAGCCACTACCTGAAATAGTTACCTCCCTCTTATCTTCACTGATGCTAAATGTGGAATTGTTAATCTTACACAACATGGATAAAATGAATGGCAGATTGGCTGCCTGGTCAAAACTGGCCAGGAAAGTACAGTGCGCAAGTGCCGGATTTTCAAAGTGAACATCGACATCATACTTCCGGCTTAAGCGATGGGCAACTTCTTCAAAAGTTTCATTGTTGACTTCAAAGCTGCCGTCTATCCAGGCTTTATATACGACTGCGTTTACCTGTTTTTCCCTGATCGCGCCTGTGATTGGTTCCAGCGCAATCTGTTTGTTGGCAGTGAGCACTTTCAATTGCTGATGTTGATCTTCTACCTGTACTTTGCCGGTGGCGACGGTAATGAGGACTTTAGGATCATTTTTGTAAGCTTTAACGTTGAAAGATGTCCCTAAAACTGTGGCGGTACAGGGGCCAGCTTTTACGACGAAAGGGCGGCCTGCAGCCTGTTTGATATTGAAGAAGGCCTCGCCTTCCAGTGTTACTTCTCTTTTATTGTCAGTTTCGTTATACGTAAGTTTACTATCTGCATTGAGCCATACTTCAGAGCTATCTGGCAACAATAATCGATTTTGGTGTTCGCGGGGAACATAAACAGCCATTTGCCTGGTAACTGGTTTTTTATAATAATGATAGCCAGCGGCAAACAATAGCAACACCGCAGCAGCGATGCTTACCCATTTAAAAGATTTTCTTCGGGAACCAATTTGAATCCCCTCCCTGATCCGTACCCCCATCTGTGCATCCGGTACTGGCGTGGGCATGGCTTCCCGGGCCTGGTACCACTCCTGCAAACGCTGTATTTCAGCAGGGGTAGCAGTGCCATTGAGCC is a genomic window of Chitinophaga sp. LS1 containing:
- a CDS encoding FecR family protein, which produces MSKENIQELAEKWLNGTATPAEIQRLQEWYQAREAMPTPVPDAQMGVRIREGIQIGSRRKSFKWVSIAAAVLLLFAAGYHYYKKPVTRQMAVYVPREHQNRLLLPDSSEVWLNADSKLTYNETDNKREVTLEGEAFFNIKQAAGRPFVVKAGPCTATVLGTSFNVKAYKNDPKVLITVATGKVQVEDQHQQLKVLTANKQIALEPITGAIREKQVNAVVYKAWIDGSFEVNNETFEEVAHRLSRKYDVDVHFENPALAHCTFLASFDQAANLPFILSMLCKINNSTFSISEDKREVTISGSGCSN